A stretch of Branchiostoma lanceolatum isolate klBraLanc5 chromosome 14, klBraLanc5.hap2, whole genome shotgun sequence DNA encodes these proteins:
- the LOC136448691 gene encoding G-protein coupled receptor 54-like, with protein sequence MDILWETRPRDSARSSTARAHELYRPGRPHYPTGSHDPVPERPPLGPSLPWDGMEETGEAGLMAGLQEDRIHGCNATTGNATFTEDLPGEMGPLGAEAWVVPVLFVLIGVVGVGANALVIYVSNKFNELKTATNRYIVSLAVTDLCFLLVCAPFTASLFATTSWALGKSMCKLVFYFMQVTVKAMCLTRCALTVDRYFAVVHPIASIDYRSPRFAITVSALIWICE encoded by the exons ATGGATATACTCTGGGAGACCAGACCCCGTGATTCGGCACGATCATCCACCGCACGAGCGCACGAGCTTTACCGGCCCGGGCGGCCCCACTATCCCACTGGCTCCCACGATCCA GTTCCAGAGCGCCCGCCGTTGGGGCCTAGCCTGCCGTGGGACGGCATGGAGGAAACCGGAGAGGCTGGGCTGATGGCAGGTCTGCAGGAGGACCGGATACACGGCTGCAACGCCACCACAG GAAACGCCACCTTTACAGAGGACCTGCCCGGGGAGATGGGGCCTCTCGGGGCGGAGGCTTGGGTCGTCCCGGTGCTGTTCGTCCTCATCGGGGTTGTGGGTGTGGGAGCCAACGCTCTGGTTATCTACGTCAGCAACAAATTCAACGAGCTGAAGACGGCCACAAACCGGTACATCGTGAGTCTGGCGGTGACAGACTTGTGCTTTCTCCTCGTGTGCGCTCCCTTCACCGCCTCCCTATTCGCCACCACCAGTTGGGCCCTGGGGAAGTCCATGTGCAAGCTCGTCTTCTACTTCATGCAG GTGACGGTTAAGGCGATGTGCCTGACCAGGTGTGCCCTGACTGTGGACCGGTACTTCGCCGTCGTCCACCCCATCGCATCCATTGACTACCGCAGCCCCAGGTTCGCCATCACCGTCAGTGCGCTCATATGGATCTGTGAGTAA
- the LOC136448693 gene encoding galanin receptor 2b-like → MLDVCLMIITMVLIFAICWLPTQVLLLWQVIASEDFPFTLVTFSWKITALILTYLQSAVSPVVYMAFGQTFRRKLKQAFPRMFQSNRVNQLQAVPLRTVGRAAGGLAAGRIAGARPGNNGILPSTTRRNPVDHEPEDVFGGVWNRNRNRNPAQMDEVAGAFVITPTPRCADVGYRKGALRQMTPRSPTCTSHD, encoded by the exons ATGCTAGAT GTGTGTCTGATGATCATCACCATGGTGCTGATATTTGCCATCTGCTGGCTGCCGACCCAAGTGCTGCTCCTCTGGCAG GTGATTGCCAGTGAAGATTTCCCCTTCACTCTGGTGACGTTCTCTTGGAAAATCACGGCTCTGATCCTGACTTACCTGCAGTCTGCCGTCAGCCCCGTTGTCTACATGGCATTCGGACAGACCTTCCGCAGAAAGCTGAAACAGGCCTTCCCACGGATGTTTCA GTCCAACCGCGTGAACCAACTGCAGGCGGTGCCGCTTAGAACAGTGGGGCGGGCTGCTGGAGGGCTGGCTGCGGGGAGAATAGCGGGCGCCCGGCCGGGCAACAACGGGATCCTACCGTCCACAACTCGGCGCAACCCCGTTGACCATGAACCGGAGGATGTATTTGGTGGTGTCTGGAACAGGAATAGGAACAG GAATCCTGCTCAGATGGACGAAGTGGCTGGGGCTTTCGTTATAACGCCCACACCCAGATGCGCTGACGTTGGGTACCGCAAAGGGGCGCTAAGACAGATGACACCTCGTTCTCCAACCTGTACCAGTCATGATTAG
- the LOC136448439 gene encoding caldesmon-like — translation MWNLKIVLLVLLSIGSSSVVEGVLHRQEKKGETQTDTVYNNNNTQDCGSQKKTGSEEPPSEGTVNYSILNLRNNGPVQSDRKQLIETDPLDNHGLTLKTYDGQQHANEARVERTKTSTMGSKETGQGKRNKRRARSRGARPRPKGARHRPRGARPNKRPRRPKPPKPKKTAKIKKKPEDQKMSAKAPRKNKAKLIEERKKKERERKNKEMEKRQKQKKEMERKTKLEDQKKSTKTPAKGARPRGKGPRPRGKGPRPNKRPRRPRKNPPKPKKIAKIENKLEDQKKTEKMDKAKLKEERQKEEKERKKEMEKRQEKKEREMKKKEMEKRQKEKRERERKKKEMEKRQKEQKERERKKKEIEKRQKEERERERKKKEIEERQKEERERERKKEIEERQKEQKERERTKKEIEKRQKEERERKKEMEKRQKEKKERERKMKEMEKRLKQKKEREKKKEETEKRQKQKKEMEMKKMLEDLKKSTKTESKAVAEKVTQTKKEVHGTKGPEVMQEKNKSADKKQSASEASTDEGEGKGGTTASQTTNEAEKALFGMLKSEMLGDRDAEKKAKHLPAQERKEKPGHENWNTPFEKAVEAIARGRRRVESGLLAFRVAQHSLASDKTRPEVEWGKGLVEQGLQIVKEGEQQLNNWLGLGLKSPDMPTSKVQEKDFGLQEQSTATTKSQNSYGGGEEPTEMDWLAHRAKTSMDVGNGKNVKKIKGAVGGKEGTGALGQLKEGLKKIKEGLSLQEAGQKNVGTKSKGKQDKAKVQQGLEEVREGVEDVEKGLNVVMVGKKEVEEGVMNIGDTTENEKHGEDVGNKGEDDLKALLGLNGLRKVPLYHFGGNPFVDPTPTEHDMFPQRMKSMIESTSPKPAQRTLFYPSYLQVPQAGTVPASSARSAPQQRGNNKSAGGKPEDQKRQALGGPTVPTSLSGKDLLKEIKELQNEVVELEAKKEGKGQPKKGRRHVRNVGSE, via the exons ATGTGGAACTTAAAGATTGTGCTTTTGGTGCTTCTCAGCATCGGATCGTCGTCTGTAGTGGAGGGGGTCCTACATAGACAG GAAAAGAAGGGGGAGACTCAAACAGATACcgtgtacaacaacaacaacacccaAGATTGCGGTTCTCAGAAGAAAACAGGATCAGAAGAGCCCCCTAGTGAAGGGACAGTTAATTACAGTATCCTGAATCTGCGGAACAACGGACCAGTCCAGTCCGACAGGAAACAACTGA TTGAAACTGACCCTTTGGATAATCATGGTCTTACGCTTAAGACTTACGATGGACAACAACATGCAAATGAAGCACGGGTGGAAAGAACGAAGACATCGACAATGGGAAGCAAAGAAACCGGACAGGGGAAGCGCAATAAACGGAGAGCCAGATCTAGGGGGGCACGTCCCAGACCTAAAGGCGCACGTCACAGACCTAGAGGGGCACGGCCCAATAAGCGACCTAGAAGGCCCAAACCACCAAAGCCAAAGAAGACagcaaaaattaaaaagaagcCGGAAGACCAGAAGATGAGCGCGAAGGCCCCAAGGAAAAATAAAGCCAAGCTGATAGAAGAACGAAAGAAGAAGGAAAGGGaaaggaaaaacaaggaaatggAAAAACGACAGAAGCAGAAGAAGGAAATGGAAAGGAAAACGAAGCTGGAAGACCAGAAAAAGAGCACAAAGACCCCAGCTAAAGGTGCTCGTCCCAGAGGTAAAGGGCCACGTCCCAGAGGTAAAGGGCCACGTCCCAATAAGCGACCTAGGAGACCAAGGAAAAACCCACCAAAGCCAAAGAAGatagcaaaaattgaaaataagcTAGAAGACCAGAAAAAGACTGAGAAGATGGATAAAGCCAAGTTAAAAGAAGAACGACAGAAggaggaaaaggaaaggaaaaaggaGATGGAAAAACGACAGGAGAAAAAGGAAAGGGAAATGAAAAAGAAGGAGATGGAAAAACGACAGAAGGAGAAAAgggaaagggaaagaaaaaagaaggagATGGAAAAACGACAAAAGGAGCAAAAGGAAAGGGaaaggaagaagaaggagaTAGAAAAACGACAAAAGGAGGAAAGGGAAAGGGAAAGGAAAAAGAAGGAGATAGAAGAACGACAAAAGGAGGAAAGGGAAAGGGAAAGGAAAAAGGAGATAGAAGAACGACAAAAGGAGCAAAAGGAAAGGGAAAGGACGAAGAAGGAGATAGAAAAACGACAGAAGGAGGAAAGGGAACGGAAGAAGGAGATGGAAAAACGACAGAAGGAGAAAAAGGAAAGGGAAAGGAAAATGAAGGAGATGGAAAAACGACTGAAGCAGAAGAAGGAGAGGGAAAAGAAAAAGGAAGAGACGGAAAAGCGACAGAAGCAGAAGAaggaaatggaaatgaaaaagatGCTGGAAGACCTGAAAAAGAGCACAAAAACCGAAAGCAAGGCTGTGGCTGAAAAAGTGACACAGACGAAGAAAGAAGTCCATGGTACGAAAGGACCAGAGGTGATgcaagagaaaaacaagagCGCAGACAAAAAACAGAGCGCAAGCGAGGCCAGTACAGATGAGGGAGAAGGAAAAGGCGGTACCACGGCCTCGCAAACCACCAACGAGGCTGAGAAAGCGTTGTTTGGAATGTTGAAGAGTGAAATGTTGGGCGATAGAGATGCcgaaaaaaaggcaaaacacCTACCAGCccaggaaagaaaagagaaacCAGGCCATGAGAACTGGAATACGCCTTTTGAAAAGGCAGTTGAAGCCATTGCACGAGGGCGGAGGCGGGTTGAGAGCGGGTTACTTGCATTCAGAGTTGCCCAACATTCTTTAGCATCGGATAAAACAAGGCCTGAAGTAGAGTGGGGTAAGGGACTAGTAGAGCAGGGTCTGCAGATCGTGAAGGAGGGAGAGCAACAACTCAATAACTGGCTCGGACTTGGCTTGAAATCACCCGACATGCCAACTTCAAAAGTTCAGGAGAAGGACTTTGGCCTGCAAGAACAGAGTACAGCGACGACAAAGTCACAGAACAGCTATGGCGGTGGAGAGGAGCCGACCGAAATGGACTGGTTGGCTCACAGAGCAAAGACAAGCATGGATGTTGGAAACGGTAAGAATGTGAAGAAGATTAAAGGAGCGGTAGGCGGAAAAGAGGGAACTGGAGCGCTTGGTCAACTGAAGGAAGGTTTGAAGAAGATCAAAGAAGGTCTGAGTCTACAAGAAGCTGGGCAGAAGAATGTTGGCACCAAATCTAAAGGAAAACAAGACAAGGCGAAGGTACAACAAGGGTTAGAGGAGGTGAGGGAAGGCGTGGAAGACGTGGAGAAGGGACTGAACGTAGTGATGGTTGGAAAGAAAGAAGTAGAGGAAGGAGTGATGAACATTGGAGACACTACGGAGAACGAGAAGCACGGGGAAGACGTGGGAAACAAGGGTGAAGACGACCTGAAAGCATTGCTGGGTCTGAATGGGTTAAGAAAGGTTCCTCTTTACCATTTCGGAGGTAACCCCTTCGTTGACCCCACACCGACTGAACACGACATGTTTCCGCAACGCATGAAGAGCATGATCGAGTCAACATCGCCAAAACCTGCCCAGAGGACCCTGTTCTACCCGAGCTATCTTCAGGTGCCGCAGGCGGGTACAGTTCCAGCGTCTTCCGCAAGGAGCGCTCCACAACAGAGAGGCAACAACAAATCGGCTGGTGGGAAACCAGAAGATCAGAAACGCCAGGCGCTGGGAGGACCAACAGTACCAACAAGTCTCAGCGGCAAAGACCTTCTGAAG GAGATCAAAGAACTCCAAAACGAAGTTGTGGAACTGGAGGCTAAGAAGGAGGGCAAGGGTCAACCCAAGAAAGGCAGGCGCCATGTTAGAAATGTCGGATCTGAGTGA
- the LOC136448440 gene encoding uncharacterized protein, whose product MRQTTDTAVSSTTSGGGDSMEPRSGDAVTVVNLGGGDADSSVKDVQLLQLYNNLWYGQMCTLPKLQDRPAGGQRALSASTPPRPIQCRLPISSPLSIGKSAMSPSVSTTHGIYTSSSAHSLSSDTGLFSPLFTSTPAKIQPAKQSFGPPDLSPFCYVQDTATSMVMSNSLSAERHFVFTTSTHLAVPVYRPHSGLAPTPKGGHQTVLGNCLSPPSYVGKALTHAAERVFTTIASHTLPKPPCTTPRISGPTSLSNVSSSVENKGKTQDSNQRKEVMIPQPRYQVGPRRCLAEEFGQQQLRKHGNHAAKDDGKDDSECSVLPNTPCTNSFPGQHDSCTSPIGEDGPFSVPVVTAVRPSPVFVTSPCLPMRKPKSAPAIPAYLTKSHEDRPYMPSPVYLLSHKQCSAQPHSQLQSSGLSITRPIPGVKPSVRMRATVPQQESSSSYAVRLIPRSSQALTYLSKGTARVEKTGVSPILLSGKPGSFPPHRANKTVVLLSPTGQKKKPFVEGNRPHYNTPRSHSASDKICTPPEIHSSDFDPSVFLVALPAAEMGVRRKEKPGSFISGAPSPRKDLARSLQQSTAENGITMSQLQSHATKDPNPDVPLDILSKYHENMSSYGRKCRGATKLYGFSLAPIPQPEGYHAICPHCGRDLSRGKLQPIPATDPISWYDRNCYICQQNPYKARCYT is encoded by the exons ATGCGGCAGACGACTGACACCGCCGTGTCTAGCACTACATCTGGCGGAGGAGATAGCATGGAGCCCCGGTCAGGAGACGCAGTCACTGTGGTGAATCTTGGTGGAGGCGACGCCGATTCTTCTGTCAAAGACGTTCAGCTTCTACAACTTTACAACAATCTATG GTATGGGCAGATGTGTACGCTTCCCAAACTACAGGACAGGCCCGCAGGAGGTCAGCGGGCTCTCTCGGCGTCTACCCCGCCCAGGCCGATCCAGTGCCGCCTTCCGATCTCATCGCCCCTGTCCATTGGTAAGAGTGCTATGTCACCATCGGTCTCAACCACACATGGGATATACACAAGCAGCAGTGCACACAGTCTCTCCAGCGACACCGGGCTGTTTTCTCCTCTCTTTACTTCAACCCCTGCTAAGATCCAACCAGCGAAGCAAAGCTTTGGTCCACCTGACCTCAGCCCGTTTTGTTACGTTCAGGATACCGCAACGTCAATGGTTATGTCAAATTCTTTGTCGGCAGAACGTCACTTCGTGTTTACTACGTCGACGCATCTCGCAGTGCCTGTGTACAGACCGCATAGTGGTTTGGCCCCTACACCAAAAGGAGGACACCAGACCGTGCTAGGAAATTGTCTATCACCGCCATCTTATGTGGGTAAAGCACTTACCCATGCAGCGGAGAGAGTGTTTACAACAATCGCGTCTCATACGTTGCCCAAGCCGCCCTGTACAACTCCACGGATAAGCGGGCCGACCTCCTTGTCAaatgtttcttcttctgtggAAAATAAAGGCAAAACACAAGATTCTAACCAAAGGAAGGAGGTGATGATTCCACAGCCACGATATCAAGTCGGACCACGGAGGTGTCTGGCTGAAGAATTTGGACAGCAACAACTTCGAAAACATGGTAACCATGccgcaaaggacgacgggaagGACGACAGCGAGTGCTCGGTGCTTCCCAACACGCCTTGCACAAACTCGTTCCCAGGTCAACATGACTCGTGCACATCTCCAATCGGTGAAGACGGTCCATTCAGTGTACCTGTGGTCACAGCAGTTCGTCCAAGCCCAGTATTCGTAACCAGTCCTTGTCTACCCATGCGCAAGCCTAAATCTGCGCCAGCCATCCCGGCGTATTTGACAAAGTCCCACGAAGATAGACCCTACATGCCCTCCCCTGTATATCTGCTGTCACATAAGCAGTGTTCAGCCCAGCCCCACAGCCAGCTGCAGTCTTCAGGCTTGTCCATTACCAGGCCAATACCCGGCGTGAAACCCTCCGTCAGGATGCGAGCAACGGTTCCACAACAAGAGAGTTCTTCTTCTTACGCGGTCCGGCTCATTCCCAGATCCAGCCAGGCCCTCACCTATCTATCCAAGGGAACTGCGCGGGTAGAGAAGACAGGAGTTTCTCCTATACTTCTCTCGGGGAAACCTGGGTCTTTCCCGCCACATCGCGCTAACAAGACCGTTGTTCTTCTGTCTCCCACGGGGCAAAAAAAGAAGCCGTTTGTGGAAGGAAACCGGCCTCACTACAACACACCACGCAGCCATTCAGCCTCGGACAAAATCTGTACCCCACCGGAGATACATTCATCGGATTTCGATCCGTCCGTGTTCCTGGTAGCTTTACCGGCTGCGGAGATGGGTGTCCGCAGGAAAGAAAAGCCTGGCTCTTTTATCTCAGGAGCACCCTCCCCACGGAAAGATTTAGCGCGAAGTCTCCAACAGAGCACTGCAGAAAATGGGATCACGATGTCTCAGTTGCAGAGCCATGCCACGAAAGATCCTAACCCCGATGTTCCTTTGGATATTCTCTCTAAATACCATGAAAACATGTCAAGCTATGGTCGAAAATGTAGAGGCGCAACAAAACTGTATGGGTTCTCTCTCGCTCCCATTCCACAACCTGAAGGATATCACGCCATTTGCCCGCACTGTGGCAGGGACCTTTCTAGGGGGAAACTTCAGCCCATCCCCGCTACTGACCCCATTAGTTGGTACGATAGGAACTGCTACATCTGCCAGCAAAACCCTTACAAAGCTAGATGTTACACGTAA
- the LOC136448694 gene encoding trichohyalin-like, with protein sequence MVRTFGHGLKFVEDHPLEEAENESVDTKQLDSDAAGKERVKRRAKGKGGNGGKGGKNGKGGKNGKGGKNGKGGKNGKGGKNGKGGKNGKGGKNGKGGKNGKGGKNGEGGKNGKGGKGGKGGKRGKGEEEGEEEGAEEEGKDEDEELEPYSEEEEQSIEEELAEEPYMEEEEQSFEEELAEEPYMEEEEQSFEEELAEEPYMEEEEQSIEEELAEEPYMEEEEQSIEEKLAEVPYLEEEEQSIGEELAEKPYLEEEEESVAEELEELRDRQMEEREEQDLLQEKLEEQEMEMEEDYDMLEEVADRLRVAAEDAEILEYDIEDELEYGLEDIDDTDKEGRMVFDYPEEENEEEEEEEEDLFGEVTEEPRKKRTKGGKGGNGRGGKGGKGGKGRGGKGGKGGKGGKRKNKASRRRKQKEEEEEDEGFFGEVAEEPQKKRRRNKASRRKKQKEEEEDEGFFGEVAEEPQKKRRRNKASRRKKQEEEEEDEGFFGEVAEEPQKKRRRNKASRRRKQKEEEEEDEGFFGEVAEEPQKKRRRNKASRRRKQKEEEEEDEGFFGEVAEEPQKKRRRNKASRRRKQKEEEEEDEGFFGEVAEEPQKKRRRNKASRRKEKRKNDSKKGRAREGASEWVNLAAKTDASGCGLKMEQGEEERGKLDVKTDAKVGFLAGVSVRRRKRLNARSADDSARGLKELLADDSAQTLNVLSADDSARGLIVLLEDDSARSIRVLPADDSARGLNVLSADDSA encoded by the exons ATGGTCAGAACCTTTGGTCATGGGCTAAAGTTTG ttgaagaccatcctcTGGAGGAAGCAGAAAATGAGTCAGTTGATACTAAACAACTGGATTCAGACGCCGCTGGGAAGGAAAGGGTCAAAAGAAGAGCAAAAGGAAAGGGAGGAAACGGAGGCAAGGGAGGAAAGAATGGAAAAGGAGGAAAGAATGGAAAAGGAGGAAAGAATGGAAAAGGAGGAAAGAATGGAAAAGGAGGAAAGAATGGAAAAGGAGGAAAGAATGGAAAAGGAGGAAAGAATGGAAAAGGAGGAAAAAATGGAAAAGGAGGAAAAAATGGAGAGGGAGGAAAGAATGGAAAAGGAGGAAAGGGAGGGAAAGGAGGAAAGAGaggaaaaggagaagaagaaggagaagaagaaggagcaGAAGAAGAAGGTAAAGACGAAGACGAAGAGTTGGAACCGTATTCAGAAGAGGAAGAGCAAAGCATCGAAGAGGAGCTTGCCGAAGAACCATACATGGAAGAGGAAGAGCAAAGCTTCGAAGAGGAGCTTGCCGAAGAACCATACATGGAAGAGGAAGAGCAAAGCTTCGAAGAGGAGCTTGCCGAAGAACCATACATGGAAGAGGAAGAGCAAAGCATCGAAGAGGAGCTTGCCGAAGAACCATACATGGAAGAGGAAGAGCAAAGCATCGAAGAGAAGCTAGCCGAGGTACCATATCTGGAAGAAGAAGAGCAAAGCATAGGAGAGGAGCTAGCCGAGAAACCATatctggaagaagaagaagagagtgTGGCAGAGGAGCTAGAGGAGCTGCGAGATCGGCAAATGGAGGAACGAGAAGAACAGGACCTGCTGCAAGAAAAACTTGAAGAACAAGAGATGGAGATGGAGGAAGACTATGACATGCTGGAAGAAGTAGCGGATCGTCTACGTGTGGCAGCTGAGGATGCCGAAATTTTGGAATACGATATAGAGGACGAGTTGGAGTACGGCTTAGAGGACATCGATGATACAGACAAGGAAGGACGTATGGTTTTCGACTACcccgaagaagaaaatgaagaggaagaagaagaagaggaagatttgtttggagaggtcactgaaGAGCCACGCAAGAAACGAACAAAAGGAGGGAAAGGAGGCAATGGAAGAGGAGGAAAAGGAGGGAAAGGAGGCAAGGGAAGAGGAGGAAAAGGAGGCAAGGGAGGAAAAGGAGGGAAGAGAAAGAATAAAGCTTCTCGCCGGaggaaacaaaaagaagaagaagaggaggacgAAGGCTTTTTCGGAGAGGTCGCTGAAGAGCCACAAAAGAAACGAAGAAGGAATAAAGCTTCCCGCCGgaagaaacaaaaagaagaagaagaggacgaAGGCTTTTTCGGAGAGGTCGCTGAAGAGCCACAAAAGAAACGAAGAAGGAATAAAGCTTCTCGCcggaagaaacaagaagaagaagaagaggacgaAGGCTTTTTCGGAGAGGTCGCTGAAGAGCCACAAAAGAAACGAAGAAGGAATAAAGCTTCTCGCCGGaggaaacaaaaagaagaagaagaagaggacgaAGGCTTTTTCGGAGAGGTCGCTGAAGAGCCACAAAAGAAACGAAGAAGGAATAAAGCTTCTCGCCGGaggaaacaaaaagaagaagaagaagaggacgaAGGCTTTTTCGGAGAGGTCGCTGAAGAGCCACAAAAGAAACGAAGAAGGAATAAAGCTTCTCGCCGGaggaaacaaaaagaagaagaagaagaggacgaAGGCTTTTTCGGAGAGGTCGCTGAAGAGCCACAGAAGAAACGAAGAAGGAATAAAGCTTCTCGCCGGAAGGAAA AAAGAAAAAACGACAGCAAAAAAGGAAGAGCCAGAGAGGGGGCCTCGGAATGGGTAAATCTGGCCGCCAAGACAGACGCCAGCGGATGCGGTCTCAAGATGGAGCAAGGGGAGGAAGAAAGGGGCAAGCTGGACGTCAAGACAGACGCCAAGGTGGGGTTTCTGGCAGGCGTCAGCGTAAGAAGACGGAAGCGGCTGAACGCACGTTCGGCAGACGACAGCGCAAGAGGCCTGAAGGAACTTCTGGCAGACGACAGCGCACAAACACTGAACGTACTTTCGGCAGACGACAGCGCACGAGGCCTGATCGTACTTCTAGAAGACGACAGCGCAAGGAGTATCAGGGTACTTCCAGCAGACGACAGCGCACGAGGCCTGAACGTACTTTCGGCAGACGACAGCGCATGA